In Posidoniimonas polymericola, one genomic interval encodes:
- the allE gene encoding (S)-ureidoglycine aminohydrolase produces the protein MNSPYGSTRTLVRPTHALIAPDGHVSSPLSGWQDASGVVLISPVMQPGPRFVQYLVHGSRDARSVGAAAGVQRLVYVLEGEAQLDGQALAADAFAWLPPDEPHDLRPPEGTTLLVFEKRYQPLPAEAAPGRVVGTLAKAPSEAFLGDPDAVLSTLLPITPGFDMAVNVFTYQPGATLPFVETHVMEHGLYMKSGQGVYRLADEWMPVAKGDAIWMASYCTQWFVAMGKRPAAYIYYKDIHRDPLSTGDFVAPSEPA, from the coding sequence TTGAATAGCCCGTACGGATCCACCCGCACACTCGTCCGCCCGACGCACGCGCTGATTGCGCCGGACGGGCACGTGAGCTCACCGCTATCAGGCTGGCAGGACGCATCGGGCGTGGTGCTGATCAGTCCGGTGATGCAGCCCGGGCCGCGGTTTGTGCAGTACCTGGTCCACGGTTCGCGGGACGCCCGCAGCGTCGGCGCAGCAGCGGGCGTCCAACGGCTCGTCTACGTGCTCGAGGGCGAGGCTCAGCTCGACGGGCAGGCGCTGGCGGCCGACGCTTTTGCGTGGCTGCCACCGGACGAGCCGCACGACCTGCGGCCGCCAGAGGGGACCACGCTGCTGGTCTTCGAGAAACGCTACCAGCCGCTCCCCGCGGAGGCGGCGCCGGGGCGAGTCGTCGGCACACTGGCCAAGGCGCCCAGCGAGGCGTTCCTTGGCGACCCCGATGCGGTGCTGTCGACCCTGCTGCCGATCACCCCCGGGTTTGACATGGCGGTGAACGTATTTACCTACCAGCCCGGCGCAACGCTGCCCTTTGTCGAGACGCACGTCATGGAGCATGGCCTGTACATGAAGTCGGGCCAGGGCGTCTACCGGCTGGCCGACGAGTGGATGCCTGTCGCCAAAGGGGACGCGATCTGGATGGCCTCGTACTGCACCCAGTGGTTTGTCGCGATGGGTAAGCGACCGGCCGCCTACATCTACTACAAGGACATCCACCGCGACCCACTCAGCACCGGCGACTTCGTCGCCCCCAGCGAGCCCGCATGA
- a CDS encoding M20 family metallo-hydrolase: MSQPDPRINIDRLIAELQCLAAISDCPEPPPAVTRVVFTETDLRARDYLTGLYEQAGLAVRVDAIGNTFARWEGAEPALPAVGSGSHTDAIPHSGMYDGTVGVLGVLEAIRALKSAGAQPRRSIEVLMFTSEEPTRFGMGCTGSRLLSGAITPDELAQLRDSDDQDYDQVRQAAGFNGPLDSVELPSEYYHAFVELHIEQGPVLEAERLDIGVVTAIAAPAALQFTVTGQGGHAGGVLMPARHDALTAAAEVTLAIERLAQQSRSPDLVATVGQLDVHPGAVNSIPSRVRFSLDIRDINNDNRDAVVREIGVQAQAIAERRGVAIGSRVLNADPPAIAADSIIDAVEAAADALRLSHRRMISRAYHDSLFIARVAPTGMIFIPCRGGVSHRPDEFSTPDQIKAGVQTLALTLAELAK; the protein is encoded by the coding sequence ATGAGCCAGCCAGATCCAAGAATCAATATCGACCGCCTGATCGCCGAGCTGCAGTGCCTGGCCGCCATCAGCGACTGCCCCGAGCCGCCCCCGGCCGTGACGCGGGTCGTGTTCACCGAGACCGACCTCCGCGCACGCGACTACCTGACCGGGCTATACGAGCAGGCGGGCCTCGCGGTCCGCGTTGATGCGATCGGCAACACCTTCGCCCGCTGGGAAGGCGCCGAACCCGCGCTGCCCGCTGTCGGCTCTGGCTCACACACCGACGCCATCCCGCACTCCGGCATGTACGACGGGACCGTGGGCGTGCTGGGCGTGCTCGAGGCGATCCGCGCGCTCAAGTCGGCTGGCGCGCAGCCGCGACGGTCGATCGAGGTGTTGATGTTCACTTCCGAGGAGCCGACGCGATTCGGTATGGGCTGCACCGGCAGCCGCCTGCTGAGCGGCGCCATCACGCCCGACGAGCTTGCGCAGCTCCGCGACTCTGACGACCAGGACTACGATCAGGTCCGCCAGGCGGCAGGGTTCAACGGCCCGCTCGACTCGGTCGAGCTACCCTCGGAATACTACCACGCGTTCGTCGAGCTGCACATCGAGCAGGGCCCTGTGCTCGAGGCCGAGCGGCTCGACATCGGCGTCGTGACGGCAATCGCGGCGCCGGCGGCCTTGCAATTCACGGTCACGGGGCAGGGGGGCCACGCGGGTGGCGTGCTGATGCCGGCCCGGCACGACGCGCTGACCGCCGCGGCCGAGGTCACGCTCGCCATTGAGCGGCTCGCCCAGCAGAGCCGCAGCCCCGACCTGGTCGCCACCGTAGGCCAGCTCGACGTGCACCCGGGCGCAGTGAACTCGATCCCGAGCCGTGTGAGGTTCTCGCTGGATATCCGCGACATCAACAACGACAACAGAGACGCGGTCGTAAGAGAAATCGGCGTTCAGGCTCAGGCCATTGCTGAGCGGCGGGGCGTCGCCATCGGGTCGCGTGTGCTCAACGCCGACCCGCCGGCGATCGCCGCCGACAGCATCATCGACGCGGTCGAGGCGGCGGCCGACGCGCTCCGCCTGAGCCACCGCCGCATGATCAGCCGCGCGTACCACGACTCGCTGTTCATCGCCCGGGTCGCGCCGACAGGAATGATCTTTATCCCGTGCCGCGGCGGCGTTTCGCACCGCCCCGACGAGTTCAGCACGCCCGACCAAATCAAAGCCGGCGTTCAGACGCTTGCGCTGACGCTCGCCGAGCTTGCGAAGTAA
- the pucL gene encoding factor-independent urate hydroxylase, whose protein sequence is MASHVTHNAYGKHGVRISKVRRPRTAPPNKERHEFVEVTADVELQGDFEAAFTQGDNRQVVATDTCKNTLYVLAKDHPLDSIESFGIAVCAHFLGRYDHVAQVEVRLVEQLWDRLGGSDHCFTAAQKMRPTAVVTQHRGADPMVVGGLDRLTIAKTTESGFEDFHRDEFRTLADTSDRVLATEMTASWKYAAAAGFGSARAAIVKAMLKRFTDHYSRSVQETINLMAEAALDACPAVAEITITMPNKHHILANMAPFDRENENEVFVVTDEPFGYITATIARDK, encoded by the coding sequence ATGGCCAGCCACGTCACCCACAACGCCTACGGCAAGCACGGTGTCCGAATCAGCAAGGTCCGCCGCCCGCGCACGGCGCCGCCCAACAAGGAACGCCACGAGTTCGTCGAGGTGACGGCCGACGTCGAGCTGCAGGGTGATTTCGAGGCCGCCTTTACCCAGGGCGACAACCGCCAGGTCGTCGCGACCGACACCTGCAAGAACACCCTATACGTGCTGGCGAAGGACCACCCACTTGATTCGATCGAGTCGTTCGGCATCGCGGTCTGCGCCCACTTCCTGGGACGGTACGACCACGTCGCTCAGGTCGAGGTGCGGCTGGTCGAACAGCTGTGGGACCGCCTCGGCGGGTCCGACCACTGCTTCACGGCCGCCCAGAAAATGCGTCCGACGGCAGTCGTCACACAGCACCGCGGCGCCGACCCAATGGTGGTCGGCGGGCTCGACCGGCTGACCATCGCGAAGACTACCGAGAGCGGCTTTGAGGACTTCCACCGCGACGAGTTCCGCACGCTGGCCGACACCTCCGACCGAGTTCTGGCGACCGAGATGACCGCCAGCTGGAAGTACGCCGCCGCGGCCGGCTTCGGATCCGCCCGCGCCGCGATTGTGAAGGCGATGCTCAAACGCTTCACTGACCACTACAGCCGCAGCGTTCAGGAAACCATCAACCTGATGGCCGAGGCGGCCCTCGACGCCTGCCCCGCGGTCGCGGAGATCACAATCACGATGCCCAACAAGCACCACATCCTCGCCAACATGGCGCCGTTCGACCGGGAGAACGAGAACGAGGTGTTTGTAGTCACCGACGAGCCGTTTGGCTACATCACCGCCACCATCGCCCGCGACAAGTAG